The genome window TTGAATTTGCTATTGGCGAAGATAATTTTGATAACTTGTATCCTGGCTATATTGACCCGTTATTCCCTTATTTGCCAACAGGTTCAGTATTAATCGATAAAGGTGATAATTTTGCTCCAGGCATTCCTGAACTGGATCTGATTGACAATGCTAGAATCATCAATGGGCAAGTTGATCTTGGTGCTTATGAGAATACCGACCAAGAATGGGTTTCTACCTCGATAACTGAAGAAGAGCCCAATGATAGCAGCAATGAAGCTTATAACTTTGAGCTCAACTACCGTACCGGATTTTTATTTTTAGGTGCCTTAAACGATGTTTCTGATACTGCAGATTATTATCGCTTTACCACGAACAATACCTCCGGTTTGCTCTCGATCTATTTATGTAATAGCCCTGATAATTGCCAGCAACCGTTTTATATTGGCGATGAAATTTATATCGAATTATTAGATGATCAAGGGGTGATCATTAACTCGACTTACTCTGAACAAACTAATAATAACGAACATGTATTTAATATCACTCCAGTGCATGGTGAAGTTTATGATGTTCGAGTTAAAGCCAAAGATACAGCTGGAGCCGACTTTAATTACAAATTAGTGATCACGGATTAGGCAACAGATTTAATGAGTCCTGTGTAAACGTCTAGGTCATGCAGTCAAACATATCCAAATTATGCCATTGGGTTTTACCCACAGCATCAAGCCTTCACCATCGTAAAGACTTTATTCCTTGGCTTTAGGTTTTGTTTTTTCGATCTCTGTATTTGTGAGGGGCTTGGTAATTCTAGCCATTTTGGTAACACACCATCGTGTTACTAAAAATGTTACTATAACTGCTGGATATTGCAAATCTTCATTGGTCAGTAATTGACACAAAAAACCCGTAAACCCTTGTTTAATTAGGGTTTACGGGTCTTTGTTGGTCCTTGATGAACCGGCTTGTGGTGGGCGGGGGGGATTTGAATTTAGTGCTTTATCATTTGTTATATAATGATTTTATCCTTTATGTATTTTAAGTGTATACCTATTGATATACCCAAGATGTGAATCGTCATACCGTTTTATATTGATTTAGTTTATAGCGGGTGAGGGTATCGATAGACCACTATTTAGTAAGGTATTTTCGCTCAAGACTCAACTATATCAAACTCTTTATGCAATGATTACCAACTCAGTTTATCCATCGTGCTGTTTAACTCAAGAAATCATCCTTGGATAGCTTTAATTCATTCACTTATTACTTGATAGTCTTATGTCTTTTTGTTATATGCTCCATTGTTTATATAGCTATGATGCATATACCTATTGATGAATTTAAGATTTTTCTTAAATTAAAGCTAGTTATCATAGTTTTTTGGTTAAACCTGTTAATCTAAATTACGTCATATTGACCCGTGCAACAAAATCGAATTATTTATTGGCTCAACTGTAAAGTAGTAGCCAATACCTTATTGTTATAGAAATTTAACCTCAACCGTTTATAGGCTCAAACAACCTAGAAATACCTAGTTCTTTAAATTGAACGATTAGATCCTTTTGGCCGAGAATTATAGGCCGCATGTTATGAAAGGTATAATTCAATATTGCAATTATTTTAAGTGAATTGATCACCATTAAAATAACCCAGACTTCTACCATATCAATAATCAGTTACAAAACAATATCACTGAATTGCTTCTTCTAATTTTTGCTGTTAACGTAATAATACATCGTGAACTTTTGCAGAGAATTTTTGTAATAAAAATGATACGTCGCAGGATATCACACCATTAGAATGTAAGCTGAGCAAAGAGTTTTCAATTATGAATGAATTTTATACGTGGTTATTAAGCCAATCAGGTCGCAATGACATTATTTCTGATCTTGCGTCAGACGTTAGGCAAGATTCAAGTTTTCCACTAGATAGCGACAACTTTACTTCTCTTCGAGAGTATTTAGAAAACAAAGGTGCATGCCCTGGCGCGCTTGAAGCACTTGATGAAGCTTGGCGAGAGTTTGTGGAAATAAATACCATTAAAATATAGTTTCACGGCTTTTAAACGGACTAAAGCTGTTGGTTGTTTTCCTTCTTCAACCATCTTTTAACGCTTAAAATGGGGCTATGTTATTTAATTAATACGCAAACTAGTTGGATAAGTTGATGCCTTGCAAGTAGGTAGTCGCCTGTTAACGGAGGCGAGCTTACAAATAGCAAAAACAACCCCGTACATTTTAAGCGAGACCAATGGACATTTGCTGCCACAAAACAGACATTTCTCTGCTATGTATTTGTGAAATTGCCATGTCGCTGTCTTGCTTAAACTTGTCTACTTAACTGGGGGAAGTCCAAACTGACAAGACCCTAGTGTCATAGACATTTCTTAGCTTTATAATATGTAAAACTAATAGGTGTTATTTATGAGCGGTCAAAGCTATAGCGAAGAATTCAAAATCTAAGCAGTTAACCAAGTAACTGAAAGCAATTATCCTATGACTGAAATAGCAAAACGTCTAGGTGTCAGCTACAAAACTATCCATGATTGGGTAAAGAAATATTCAAAACCAACAAAACAAAGACAATTGGACGATTTCCAGTCTGAGGTAATTCGTCGCTTAAAAGCTGAGTTGAAACGAGTTACCCAAGAGCGTGAAATATTAAAGGAAGCCGCGTCAAAATAAATTAGCAAGTCGTCAAGACGAAATACGACGCATTTTTAAGCCAAAACCATTCAGGTTCAAGGTTTCTCGCTGACAAGTATTTCTGATGATTGTCAGCAATTTTGCTATTTGATTGGGCAATGTAGTTTCTTTATTTTGTCACTAATATCCGCATCATTACACATTAATTGCATGAGATCATTAGAGATAATAGTCGAATCTAATCCTATGATAATATTGACTAAAAATAATAGAAAGGAAACTAATAGTGTCAGCTGAATAAAAAAGATCTGAAATTGGTGTTTCCAAATAAACTTTCGAATCGAACCAAGGCTGCCCTCTTTTACATGTGTGTCTAAAAAGCTCGATGATTTATCCCAACCAATTGAAAGGTTCATCATTGCTAGCCAAAATGCTAGAAGCACAATTGGCAGCGCCAAGAATTCAGACTTTAAGGTGCCATAGCAGAAGTACCCACCTAAAAACACACCGCTCGCGATAAAGTAGTTAGTTATGTGCTCAAACAAGGATAAATGTGGACTGTCTGAGCCACTTCCTCCTCCGCTAAACAATGCGTCTGACACAGAAGCGAAAACTCCTATGAACGTTAAAATCAAAGCTATAGTTACGGCAACCGATACCCATAACATCCATTCCAATGTAGTCAAAACAGAACCAGCAGTTGGGTAGAAAGAAGGGTCTATAAACCCATATTCAACTGAAAATTCAATAATTAATGCTACAACAATTACAATAACTACAGCAACTTCAAAAAGAAATTTTTTTGGGTGGTTTGTTGCTCCAGTGTTTATTCTATCCGCGAAAGCCATATACTTTTTCCTTGTATTTTTATGTGACAAGCAAATTAAGCAATAAAATCATCCTAATGAAAGGTTATTACTTTTCGATTTTAAAGTTCAAGTGCCAAACAATATGTACAGAATTAATTTTTTTGCTTTATGGAAATGCTGGTATAGAAATGTGTTGCAATGAATTCATGACAATAACGCAGTTCCGTTCCGTATTTCCTACTACGGCAGATAAAAGTAAAGCATGATATTTTCCATTTTGCCAGATGGGTTGATTATGGAATTGTTTAGCTGCGTATTAGGCGGAGATAATTCGCCATCAAAACGTAAGTGCAGGCGCTTCAGGGTTCTAGCATCTCACTTCAAATACCTTAGCAGCCTAAATTTAATACTGTAGTGGTATAGTGAATTTGGCCACCTAAGTAGAAGTATTAGCAAAACAAAAACTAATCTCAATACACCTTATCCAATAAAACCATTATGTCCGCAATGTGGCAAAAGTTAGATCATTTGTTGCAAACGCGTCTTCCTCTTTGGGCACTTACCATCCCTAGACGTTGTTAATTTAAACAACTCTCATTCGAACATATAATTTACTTTCATCATCTTCATATCGAGTTTCAAGCGCATCTAAATATTGAATCAAGTAACAAGTCTTAGATAGCCGTAGTTCTTTAAATTAAAAGGTGATTGCTTAGCGAGGTAAAGGCCTATGTCTGATACGTTAGCCCATCCATCCTCTTTTCTTACAATAGAAATGGCACAATAGACTTAGTTGTCGAATCCTCATGGGTCAAGCAGGTGCTATGTTTAGTCAATATACTTGTTGGTTTACTGATGTAATGGTCAAAACACACAAATTTCGAACAACTGTTCACAAACTCACTACAAGCCATATTCTGTCCATAACCATGCAATTGGTTTTCGGTTGTCCTGATACGAGTCACTAAGGCCGGAAAATCACTGTCAGACGATACGATGGCATAAATATCAATGTTATCAGCATGGAGTGAGTCAACATGGTCTATGGTTAAAGACGTATAACTGTACTAACTTCAATCAAAGCGGTTGTTCAACCAATCTGACTGATGTTATCTTTTGCTAATTAATTTAGAAAAAAGTAAAGAAAACATGGCAGCATCAATTAAAAAGCTCAAGCCCACCTAAGTTGATTAAACCTTACCGAACAACATAAAGGGCACAGCCAAAACCCTATCTTTAGAAGACAAAATAAATTGATAGAGCAACTAGAAGTACAACACTAAATGGCGAAACTATTTAATGGTGTCGAAGTGCTTAGTAGCCTTAACAATACGTTCTAGTAACGGCTTCAAATCATTAAAGTCTACAATGTTCTTTTGTGCTTTAACAATTTGTTTAGAAAATGCATCTTTACTTAAATCTTTATCTCCATCTCGATTGGTTACAGTGTTAAAACATTTACCCTTATATTTTCTTAGGCGATCAATATCCTTAAAGAAGTACTCTATATCAGTATAACTATCGTTGACTCCTAGAGGAGTTAAAACTACATAAAGATTATGAAATATATGAATGAAATCAGCTTTTCTGTAGTCTTGTTTTAGCACTAATGAAGTGGGGGAAATAGTAGCTGAAGATATATTGGAGACATAGCTTAATAAGCCTTGTGGTCCAGTATCATTATCAATCACAATTATCACAGGCTGTTTAGGTTTTGGGGCTTTATATTGTTTTAGCTGAGATTCATAACCCATTATGAAGTGCTTCAAATAATCAGCTCCTCCGTGAAGTTCTAACAGAAATTTAGTTCTTTCTGAGTACTCTACAAAACGCAATAGCAGTTCATACGGTGTAGTGGCTGTTTTGACATTTGCCAAAGCAGGAAAATCCGAAGCAAGCATATTTATCGCTGTTTTTAGATAAACATTATCGGTTTTTCCTTCTGTTAGCATCGTTGGTTTGTCGTTTGCGTAAAATAATTGATAAAACAAAAATTGACTGAATGTTTTTTCTCGGCCACTAAATAAATACCTTCTTTGCTTAGCTTTTTTTTGTTTTATTAATTCATCCCTTTTTAAATTATACTTCGGATTGAGAGGTGGCTTTTGGCGTAATCTATTGTAATGATCTATTTGGTCAATAAAGTTTAACTGACCTTCTAACTCATTGATGTTGCCGTTGACAGGTATACCATCAGTTGTTTTAGTGAATTGTCCTGTATTAAATAAATTATTACATTGTGCTCTCACTGTGCGCCAATATTCTTTTTTTGTATTTGGCTTTTTATTAACCACTAGCCCTGTAACATCTTGTCTTGAATCCTTATATTGAATTCGTGTTTTCTTATCATTAATTGAAAACCCTGCTCGATTAATTTCACTTTTTAACTTTTTACTCGAGTAGTACTCGCCTTCTTCATGACGCATTATTTGAAGTGGGAAATCAGCTTTACGAGTTGAAAATGTTATGTCATCAGCATACCTAGAATAAGTACAAGAATGTTTTTTAGCGAGATAAGCTAGTCGAATATCTAATGAGTGAGCAATTAAATTTGTTATGACTGGTGAACTTGGACTTCCTTGAGGTAATTTATTGTTATAACATGCAATTTGGGCAATAACTGTTGCTATTGCTGGATCTAATTTAAAGTTTTCATTTTTTATAAAGAAACCTCTAACTCTACCAAAGTTAAAACTATCAAAAAAGTTTTCAAGATCAATGTTTAATACATTTTTTTGACCCAAATGCATCATCGCATTCGTGATTATAGATCTATGCCTGACAAAACCATGGGATAAAGTTGGCTGAATAATTTCACTTGTGGGATATTTTATTTTGTTTATATCGTCAACACAATCTAGTAGCAAGTTTGAGAGATTAGCTTGAATAGTTTTTAATCTACCATTTGGAGCGCTGATAATGCGCTCACCACCATTCTTTTTTGGGATTTTAAATTGAGTGTATTGAGTGCTGGGTTTAAGGATATATAAAGTATAAGTGAAAATTGACGCTTTAATCCCAAGTAGGGTAGCTAGTTGTTTTTTTGTTGTAGTTTTTTGTAAAGCTTCCAATTTACCCATGAATTACCTTCAAATTCCTTTTTATGAGGGGGTTTATGGGCACTCTTACGCAGTTAACATTAGTAATGGTTTACAGAAGTACTAAAGTTATTATAAAGGCAATCCAGACGGACATTATTTTCACTGACCGCGAAACGCGGCCCAAAATCTGCCCATAAACCGCTAAGTAAAATAACTGTTATTATCATTAATTACAAGTAGTTAATGATAATACTTTAAATGTATCAGTTACAAATTATAATTTTTATTTGTTGATGTATTACGATAGTTTATTGTGATATCTAATCCGTTAAAAAGCACAATATTTCATAGACTATAATTTAACTAGCAAAAGTTTACTGGGGATAGGCAATGTGGCATATGGTGTATAAGATTTATGGTAAAGGGCATTTGCTTTATGTAGGAGAAGGATCGGATGTTGATGCTAGGGTTGATTTTCACTCTAAAAACGCACCATGGTTTAAAGAAGCCGATTGGATTAAGGAATGCTGGCTTCCAAATAAGGAGGTAGCGGTAATGTATGAAACTTATCTCATAAATACAGAAAAACCGTCAGAAAACAAACAAAAAAATAATAATAGTGATATGAGTATTGTGACTTTTGATGAAGATTCAATTATGTGGTTGGATGGGCATTTAAATGGACATTTGAGAGAAAACTATTAAACAAGCTGAAAAATAATAATAAAGTTTAAAGGTGATGATAAAAGTTGATTTTTTAATAAATATATAGATATTCAGTTCTGATGATTATTTTTAGCGGTATTGATAGTGGCACTAGGTTGTTGCTATTGGGTTAAGTTGCTTTGTATTGTGTGTTAGGTGTGTTGTCGAGTATCTATATCCCAATAGATAAACTACTATTTTTTATTGAATAATGATTCAACTGACACCGTATCATCTGAATTAAGTGTTTAACTCATTATCAAAAAATGATTTTATATTTACATGTGCGTTGGTGTATACCTATTGATGTGCCTAAACTGTGAACTGTTATACCTTTTTTAGTGATTTAGTTAATCACGGGGGGCTGATATAATATTGCTTAGTAAGTTATTTACAATTGAGGCCCAACTCTACTTTGAAGTCTAGCTTTAATAGCCTATAACGCATCTCTAATTATTAAAAATCTGGCTCAACCGTTTTTAGCTTCTACGGTATGAGAAAGGGGAGGGGAGGCGTAAATCATCCAAGGCCCCCACGTCATAATAGACCCTGACCATACGCATACTTTGTGCCTCAATTTTTTTAGCAATCATATATTTTACAGACTAGTGGTGTTTTCGATCCTACAATTAATTAAAGAAGTTTTATCTGCAAACATTCAATACGCATATCGACAGTAAACTATTTTTAGGATCAATTATGAGTTTACACCATGAAAAAGTGGCAAAAAATATTTTAATTGAATCTCTTGAGTTCAACGAAGTGATAGATGTAAGTTCAATTCCTATTTACGCAACAAACTGTCGGGAGGTTGGATGCTTCATTATATATAGCTTTAATCTGAGTCAAGGTTCAATGGTGATAGCTATACTGCTGTACACAAGGACACTTTAAAAACAAAGTATTTGTAGATCTATTAAATAGATTAACCTGTAGCACTTTTCCAATTAAAGCGGGTGAGGGTTACATGAAGATAAAAACTAGAAATACATACTGTTTTATTATGAACAATTAATATTATTTTTCTTACCTATTTTTATTAACTTATATGTAAACTTGTAAACTTAATTAGTCTTTAAAAGTTAAAAAGAGGGTTGGTTTCCTCCTAGAATATGTCAGGATAATATCTTTGATATGAGTTTTGGGCGTTTTGAACTGTCAGCTGACATTTACGGCCCATTGCAGCGTTACTGACAGCTCCCTACCCCAAAACGACTGAGAATTACAACATTAATTGGCTGCTTCTAATTTTCTCTATGTGTCATTAGATGTTTTATTTCAAATGTTCGCATACCGGACATAAATAACTTCAAAAATGCAATACTTTTTCTAATGGTATTTCAGTCTACATTTGATTGCACAAATGCAGAAAAATATTTTCTTTCAACAGCGTAAATGAAGTTTGTTGTTTTATTGATTTTTTCAAGTTAAATTATGAGCTTAATAAATGTTAGGAGAGTTTCTTCCTGTAGAAATGAATAAACTAACCTGTTAAAAGAGCTGTTATGCCGCAATAGCCTAATCAATAGACATGGAGGTGTTATGGGTGTTTTTTTAAGAAAAAGTATTAAAGTCGGTGCTTTTCGTTTTAATTTATCTAAATCTGGGGTAGGTGTCTCGGCTGGTGTAAAAGGGTTAAGGCTTGGCACTGGTCCAAGAGGAAATTATGTTCGCATTGGAACAAAAGGAATTTATTATAGTGCATCACTTCCAAAACCACCCAATATTGACTCTAATCCACGAATAGAACCAATAAATTTAGATAGCGTTAAATTGCCTGTTTCATCGACTCATGAAGAACTGAAAGAAATTGACTCTGCAGATACATCACAAATTGTCGATTCTTCATCTGTAGACCTATTAAATGAATTAAACTTAAAACAAAAAAAACTAACACTTTTTCCAATTGTATTTGCTATTTTCATATTATTAGTGTTATTTGGTTATTATTCAAAATTATCAAATGAGCTGTTAGGCGTTCTAATTTTTCTGGGCGTTGGATTTTCTTGGTTTTCACATAATAGAGATATATTGGCAAAGACATCCGTTCTACTCTACGATTTTGAACCAAAAATTGAATCTAATTATAACCAATTGATTGAGGGGCTACTGAAAATTAGCCAGTGTGCAAAAGTTTGGCATATTTCTGCTTCTGGAAAAGTTTTAGATCAAAAGTATCATGCAGGTGCAAGTGATCTAGTCGAACGCAAAGAAACAACAATTAAAGTTGTTGAACCTCCCAATATAAAAACGAATGTTAAATCTATTGCTATAGCTGTTGGCCGTCAAACATTACACTTTTTCCCTGATCGTGTTCTAATTTTTGATGCAAATGGAGTTGGTGCAGCTAACTACTATTCTCTAAAAGTAAATGCTAAAGAAAAACAATTTATTGAAGAGGATGGAGTGCCTTCAGACGCAAAAGTTGTAGATAAAACTTGGAAGTATGTAAATAAATCTGGTGGCCCAGATAGAAGATTTAATGATAACCACGAAATACCCATCTGCCTTTATGAAGAAATCCTATTTAAGAGTAGAAATGGGATAAATGAGATCATTCAATTGTCTTCTTGCGGAAAAACAAAAATGTTATTAGACGCTTTTACTAAATTTTCAACTTTTTTACCTAAAGAAGTGGTTTCTCAATCCGAAGCGGCATAACAAAAATTTAAAGCGGGACTGCTTACTGTTTGCTCGGTTTCGCTTCGATACACATTTTAGCAAACTTTTATCAGCCCCTTAAATGGGCGTTATACGAAATAGAAATGGAGTCTCTTTGAGTTCTGAAAATTTTGAATTAAGTGATGGTGCATTACGTCAACGAAGAAACTTGATGTCTGTGACATTATTGGTTGTTTTTACTCACTTTGCGGGGGTAGAGTTCGGTGAGCAAGTGAAGTTCATGGGTACTTCTTTTAAAATTACTAACCCCAATTTCATTATTCAATTTATTTTGATTATACAAGCATATTTTTTGTGGCGATTTTATCAGT of Thalassotalea fonticola contains these proteins:
- a CDS encoding sterile alpha motif-like domain-containing protein — protein: MNEFYTWLLSQSGRNDIISDLASDVRQDSSFPLDSDNFTSLREYLENKGACPGALEALDEAWREFVEINTIKI
- a CDS encoding OST-HTH/LOTUS domain-containing protein is translated as MSIVRKEDGWANVSDIGLYLAKQSPFNLKNYGYLRLVT
- a CDS encoding NYN domain-containing protein — its product is MDHVDSLHADNIDIYAIVSSDSDFPALVTRIRTTENQLHGYGQNMACSEFVNSCSKFVCFDHYISKPTSILTKHSTCLTHEDSTTKSIVPFLL
- a CDS encoding retron Ec67 family RNA-directed DNA polymerase/endonuclease — encoded protein: MGKLEALQKTTTKKQLATLLGIKASIFTYTLYILKPSTQYTQFKIPKKNGGERIISAPNGRLKTIQANLSNLLLDCVDDINKIKYPTSEIIQPTLSHGFVRHRSIITNAMMHLGQKNVLNIDLENFFDSFNFGRVRGFFIKNENFKLDPAIATVIAQIACYNNKLPQGSPSSPVITNLIAHSLDIRLAYLAKKHSCTYSRYADDITFSTRKADFPLQIMRHEEGEYYSSKKLKSEINRAGFSINDKKTRIQYKDSRQDVTGLVVNKKPNTKKEYWRTVRAQCNNLFNTGQFTKTTDGIPVNGNINELEGQLNFIDQIDHYNRLRQKPPLNPKYNLKRDELIKQKKAKQRRYLFSGREKTFSQFLFYQLFYANDKPTMLTEGKTDNVYLKTAINMLASDFPALANVKTATTPYELLLRFVEYSERTKFLLELHGGADYLKHFIMGYESQLKQYKAPKPKQPVIIVIDNDTGPQGLLSYVSNISSATISPTSLVLKQDYRKADFIHIFHNLYVVLTPLGVNDSYTDIEYFFKDIDRLRKYKGKCFNTVTNRDGDKDLSKDAFSKQIVKAQKNIVDFNDLKPLLERIVKATKHFDTIK
- a CDS encoding DUF4236 domain-containing protein, producing MGVFLRKSIKVGAFRFNLSKSGVGVSAGVKGLRLGTGPRGNYVRIGTKGIYYSASLPKPPNIDSNPRIEPINLDSVKLPVSSTHEELKEIDSADTSQIVDSSSVDLLNELNLKQKKLTLFPIVFAIFILLVLFGYYSKLSNELLGVLIFLGVGFSWFSHNRDILAKTSVLLYDFEPKIESNYNQLIEGLLKISQCAKVWHISASGKVLDQKYHAGASDLVERKETTIKVVEPPNIKTNVKSIAIAVGRQTLHFFPDRVLIFDANGVGAANYYSLKVNAKEKQFIEEDGVPSDAKVVDKTWKYVNKSGGPDRRFNDNHEIPICLYEEILFKSRNGINEIIQLSSCGKTKMLLDAFTKFSTFLPKEVVSQSEAA